One genomic window of Syntrophotaleaceae bacterium includes the following:
- a CDS encoding bi-domain-containing oxidoreductase yields the protein MQQLTQKLKNGAMQILEVPTPALTSGCVLVRNHYSLISAGTEGSTVKAARSSLLDKVRSRPQQVRQVIDTLKSQGITQTYRAVMKKLDAYSPLGYSSCGEVIGVAPDVVGFKVGDLVACGGLSACHAEVVCVPVNLCVPLPADADLQQAAYNTLGAIAMQGVRQADLRVGETCAVIGLGLLGQLSALILKASGVRVVGIDVDPAMVASAAKHCADLALVRRENGVEQRVTEFTGGLGCDAVIITAAADSLDPINFAGALCRKRATVVVVGAVPTGFDRDPHYYRKELQLRMSCSYGPGRYDPAYEEQGIDYPAAYVRWTENRNMRAFQELIHAGRIDVGYLTTHTFDLDEALSAYNMMMERSEPFVGILIRYRTETPLSSSRIPLHCPPAPGKAARVGIGFIGAGSYAQSHLLPNIPKRSDVVLKGVLTASGTSARSVGERFGFAFCAGDEQEIFGCEEINTVFIASRHDSHADYVLKALRQGRHVFVEKPLCLNEEQLAEISQTYGQLAFGGKAPHLMVGFNRRFAPLALMLKKELGGGPMAMTYRVNAGHIPKDSWIQDPVVGGGRVIGEVCHFVDFLTFLNGSPPVRVYAAPMKSSSETNDTLTLTLQYRNGSVGTVSYFANGDKGLAKEKLEVFANGCTCVLDDFRTLTIHARGRARVKGGRVQDKGQKSGVTAFIEGVLEGNGPAIPFEEIHSTTLVTLKALESLRTGESIVLTPRD from the coding sequence ATGCAACAACTCACGCAAAAATTGAAAAACGGCGCTATGCAGATACTCGAAGTGCCGACTCCGGCTCTGACCTCCGGCTGCGTGCTGGTCCGCAACCACTATTCCCTGATCAGCGCGGGGACCGAGGGGAGTACCGTCAAGGCGGCGCGGTCGAGTCTGCTGGACAAGGTGCGGTCGCGGCCTCAGCAGGTCAGGCAGGTGATCGACACCCTGAAGAGTCAGGGGATCACCCAGACCTACCGGGCGGTGATGAAGAAGCTCGATGCCTATTCGCCTCTCGGCTACTCCTCCTGCGGCGAAGTGATTGGCGTCGCCCCCGATGTTGTCGGATTCAAGGTCGGGGATCTGGTCGCCTGCGGCGGGCTCAGCGCCTGCCATGCCGAGGTGGTGTGCGTGCCTGTGAATCTCTGTGTGCCCCTTCCGGCCGACGCCGATCTGCAGCAGGCGGCCTACAATACCCTGGGGGCCATCGCCATGCAGGGGGTGCGGCAGGCCGACCTGCGGGTCGGGGAGACCTGCGCGGTGATTGGGCTGGGACTGCTCGGCCAGCTTTCCGCGCTGATCCTCAAAGCCTCCGGGGTGCGGGTCGTGGGGATCGACGTCGATCCGGCCATGGTTGCGAGCGCTGCCAAACACTGCGCCGACCTCGCCCTGGTGCGGCGGGAGAATGGGGTCGAGCAGCGGGTGACGGAGTTCACCGGCGGGCTCGGTTGCGATGCGGTGATCATCACCGCGGCGGCCGATTCCCTCGATCCAATCAACTTCGCCGGCGCGCTGTGCCGCAAGCGGGCCACCGTGGTGGTGGTGGGGGCGGTACCGACCGGTTTCGACCGGGATCCGCACTACTATCGCAAGGAACTGCAGCTGCGCATGTCCTGCTCCTACGGCCCCGGCCGCTACGATCCGGCCTACGAGGAGCAGGGGATCGACTACCCCGCCGCTTACGTGCGCTGGACGGAAAACCGCAACATGCGCGCCTTCCAGGAGCTGATCCATGCCGGACGGATCGACGTCGGCTATCTGACCACCCACACCTTCGATCTGGATGAGGCGCTCTCGGCCTACAACATGATGATGGAGAGATCCGAGCCTTTCGTCGGCATCCTCATCCGCTACCGGACGGAAACACCTCTTTCCTCCTCCCGGATTCCCCTCCACTGCCCGCCGGCGCCCGGAAAAGCGGCACGGGTCGGGATCGGTTTCATCGGCGCGGGTTCCTATGCCCAGAGCCATCTGCTCCCCAACATCCCCAAGCGGAGCGATGTCGTCCTCAAGGGGGTGCTGACCGCCTCCGGCACCAGCGCCCGGTCGGTGGGGGAACGGTTCGGCTTCGCGTTCTGCGCGGGGGACGAGCAGGAGATTTTCGGCTGCGAGGAGATCAATACCGTCTTCATCGCCTCCCGCCACGACAGCCACGCCGACTACGTGCTGAAGGCCCTGCGCCAGGGCCGGCACGTGTTCGTCGAGAAGCCGCTCTGTCTGAACGAGGAGCAGCTGGCGGAAATCAGCCAGACCTACGGCCAGCTGGCTTTCGGCGGCAAGGCGCCGCACCTGATGGTCGGCTTCAACCGGCGGTTCGCCCCTCTGGCTCTAATGCTGAAGAAAGAGCTCGGCGGCGGGCCGATGGCGATGACCTACCGGGTCAACGCCGGTCATATTCCCAAGGACTCCTGGATCCAGGACCCCGTTGTAGGCGGCGGGCGGGTCATCGGAGAGGTCTGTCATTTCGTCGATTTCCTCACCTTCCTGAACGGCTCCCCGCCGGTCAGAGTTTATGCCGCCCCAATGAAATCCTCATCAGAAACCAACGACACCCTTACGCTGACCCTTCAGTATCGAAATGGATCGGTGGGAACCGTCTCCTATTTCGCCAACGGCGACAAGGGCCTGGCCAAGGAGAAACTCGAGGTGTTCGCCAACGGCTGCACCTGCGTGCTGGATGATTTCCGGACCCTGACGATCCATGCCCGGGGCAGGGCCAGGGTGAAGGGAGGCCGGGTCCAGGACAAGGGGCAGAAAAGCGGCGTGACCGCTTTCATCGAAGGCGTCCTGGAAGGAAACGGACCCGCGATCCCCTTCGAGGAAATCCATTCCACGACCCTCGTCACCCTAAAGGCCCTGGAATCACTGCGAACCGGAGAAAGTATCGTCCTGACTCCCCGCGACTGA
- a CDS encoding glycosyltransferase family 4 protein — protein sequence MTLLHIIESLSGYGGTPRKLMYLAKYANHKVCRHIFLCYMPSPLRDEFEQCGAIVECLDTTSVIEIIRKSVELSRKYTVDSICTHFTRPLLIGFVTASYKNLPIIHNEHSSASYRKGVGRYISRFILPRIEKITCNSHYTKESVHREFAVPHKKMEVLHNPVEKRLCNRDKSDLRRQFGFGKNDIVIGHVGGMIPQRDQKTLILAFSKLKKTLPHARLIMIGDGSLRGQLEELVTQLGITESVKFTGYTDKIGEYLNAMDIYVNPTLDEGFGIAVVEAMLESLPVVLADKGAHPELIENGISGVLYRGGDSQALLQKLETLAKSPELRVRMGILANERAVAKFHPSVYASSYLSVATEVVDSFRSSNQGRMRARE from the coding sequence ATGACATTACTTCATATCATAGAGAGTTTGTCAGGGTACGGCGGAACACCCCGTAAACTAATGTATCTTGCAAAGTATGCGAACCATAAGGTATGCCGCCATATTTTCCTCTGCTATATGCCATCTCCGTTAAGGGACGAGTTTGAGCAATGTGGTGCAATTGTTGAATGCCTTGATACAACTTCAGTAATCGAAATCATACGAAAATCTGTAGAATTAAGTCGGAAATATACTGTTGATTCCATTTGTACGCATTTCACCCGCCCACTATTGATAGGTTTTGTCACAGCTAGCTACAAAAATCTTCCTATAATTCATAATGAACATAGCAGTGCTAGCTACAGAAAAGGAGTTGGTCGGTACATTTCCAGGTTTATACTGCCTCGGATAGAAAAGATTACGTGCAATTCACACTATACGAAAGAATCAGTACATCGAGAGTTTGCAGTCCCCCACAAAAAAATGGAAGTATTGCACAATCCTGTAGAGAAAAGACTCTGCAATAGAGATAAGAGTGATCTTCGAAGACAATTTGGATTCGGTAAGAACGACATTGTCATTGGGCATGTCGGGGGCATGATTCCGCAACGGGATCAGAAAACGCTTATTCTTGCGTTTTCAAAATTGAAAAAGACCCTCCCTCACGCACGACTAATCATGATTGGCGATGGAAGCCTTCGAGGTCAGTTGGAGGAATTGGTTACACAGTTAGGAATCACAGAAAGTGTCAAGTTTACTGGCTATACCGATAAAATCGGTGAGTATCTAAACGCCATGGATATCTATGTAAACCCAACGCTTGATGAAGGGTTTGGAATCGCTGTTGTGGAGGCAATGCTGGAGAGCCTGCCCGTTGTCTTGGCTGACAAAGGCGCCCACCCTGAATTAATTGAGAATGGGATCTCAGGTGTTCTCTACCGGGGAGGTGATAGCCAAGCGCTTTTACAAAAGCTAGAAACACTAGCTAAATCTCCTGAGCTCCGGGTCCGTATGGGGATTTTGGCCAACGAGAGGGCTGTGGCAAAATTTCATCCAAGTGTCTATGCGAGCAGTTATTTGAGCGTTGCCACCGAAGTAGTCGACTCGTTTAGATCATCTAACCAAGGACGTATGCGAGCTCGAGAATGA
- a CDS encoding glycosyltransferase family 4 protein: MKKLLMLVTLPPPIHGSNRINQLVVENPLLKDQFAIRVLPLNYVQAISEIGKFQWKKYLLFLGYWFRLLYLLITYRADAAYFVPCVSGTTFLRDCAYVLLLRLFRVRTILHLHAKGIADGINHPIYRRLYSWFFKNAWVVALSPGLYRDVSGFVAEDRVRYLPNGTDFDSGNEMKPKRCGQIQFLFLSNLVVTKGPMTLLEACRILKDQGLDFSTVFVGNSTKEIDSDLFNARIRESGLDDRVKYLGPKYGAEKCEILASSHVMVFPTFKDCFPLVLLEAMAYALPVISTFEGAIPEIVDDGQTGLLVKDHDPVALAAAMGRFIRQPDLIEEYGQRGKAKFQANYTLDAFRQRSVAIFSELVNEEARECEIVPGESR; the protein is encoded by the coding sequence ATGAAGAAACTGCTGATGCTGGTCACTCTGCCGCCACCGATACACGGCTCCAACCGCATCAACCAGCTTGTGGTGGAGAACCCTTTGCTGAAGGATCAGTTCGCTATCCGCGTATTGCCGCTCAACTATGTTCAGGCCATCTCGGAAATCGGCAAATTTCAATGGAAGAAATATCTGCTTTTTCTTGGGTATTGGTTTCGCCTTCTTTATCTACTCATTACATATCGGGCCGATGCAGCGTATTTCGTACCCTGTGTCAGCGGTACGACCTTTTTGCGGGACTGCGCTTACGTTTTACTGCTGCGTTTGTTTAGGGTGCGGACCATCCTCCATCTCCATGCCAAGGGTATCGCCGATGGCATAAACCATCCCATTTATCGTCGCCTCTATAGCTGGTTTTTTAAAAATGCCTGGGTTGTAGCCCTATCTCCCGGACTCTATCGAGACGTGAGCGGCTTTGTCGCCGAGGATCGAGTGCGGTACCTGCCGAACGGTACCGATTTCGACTCAGGTAACGAGATGAAGCCGAAAAGGTGCGGCCAAATTCAGTTTTTGTTTCTTTCGAACCTGGTGGTTACCAAAGGGCCCATGACTCTTCTTGAGGCCTGTCGGATTCTCAAGGATCAGGGCTTGGATTTTTCCACCGTCTTTGTCGGCAACTCCACCAAAGAGATTGATAGCGACCTCTTCAACGCGCGGATTCGGGAGTCAGGATTGGATGATCGGGTCAAATACCTTGGTCCCAAATATGGCGCAGAGAAATGCGAAATTCTTGCTTCTTCCCACGTAATGGTTTTTCCGACCTTCAAAGACTGTTTTCCGCTGGTTTTGTTGGAAGCCATGGCTTATGCCCTTCCGGTAATCTCTACCTTCGAGGGCGCAATTCCCGAAATTGTGGATGACGGGCAGACTGGTTTGCTTGTGAAAGATCATGACCCGGTGGCATTGGCTGCAGCCATGGGGCGATTCATTAGGCAACCAGATTTAATCGAAGAGTACGGCCAACGGGGCAAGGCAAAGTTTCAGGCAAATTATACCCTGGACGCTTTCCGGCAAAGATCAGTTGCGATCTTCTCCGAGCTGGTGAACGAAGAGGCTCGGGAGTGCGAAATTGTTCCCGGAGAAAGCCGATGA
- a CDS encoding WecB/TagA/CpsF family glycosyltransferase has protein sequence MHHLKSDRGKRLKVLNVWVDPVDMDQAVSRVEEFVERGDRPHAIFAVNPEKNFSVPKNPALHETFRQADLLIPDGIGVVYAARLLHKARLKRVPGVELMAAICSLAAKKGYKVFLYGAKEEVNRGAAEELVRRYPGLNIVDRCNGYVKEQEMPALVERINASQADILFIALGSPRQEDWYARHREALRTVRVVQGIGGTLDTIVGTVKRAPAFWCRLNGEWLYRLLSEPKRIHRQRVLPLFALDVLLEKVKKTLQAGG, from the coding sequence GTGCATCATCTGAAAAGCGACAGGGGGAAGCGGTTGAAGGTTCTGAACGTCTGGGTCGATCCCGTGGACATGGACCAGGCCGTATCCAGGGTGGAAGAATTCGTCGAGAGGGGAGATCGGCCTCACGCCATTTTCGCCGTCAATCCGGAGAAGAATTTTTCCGTGCCGAAAAATCCGGCCCTGCATGAAACCTTCAGGCAGGCCGACCTGCTCATCCCCGATGGCATCGGCGTGGTGTATGCGGCGCGGCTTCTCCACAAGGCCAGACTGAAGCGGGTCCCCGGTGTCGAGCTGATGGCCGCGATCTGTTCCCTGGCGGCGAAAAAGGGCTACAAGGTCTTCCTTTACGGCGCCAAGGAGGAAGTGAACCGGGGGGCGGCGGAGGAGTTGGTCCGGCGTTATCCGGGCCTGAACATCGTCGATCGCTGCAACGGCTATGTCAAGGAACAGGAGATGCCCGCCCTGGTGGAGCGGATCAACGCTTCGCAGGCGGATATCCTGTTCATCGCCCTCGGCTCCCCCCGTCAGGAGGACTGGTATGCCCGTCACAGGGAGGCCCTCCGCACCGTCAGGGTGGTGCAGGGGATCGGCGGCACGCTGGACACGATCGTCGGCACCGTCAAGCGCGCCCCGGCCTTCTGGTGCCGGTTGAACGGGGAGTGGCTTTACCGGCTGCTGTCCGAACCGAAAAGGATTCACCGTCAAAGGGTGCTCCCTCTGTTTGCGCTGGATGTCCTTTTGGAAAAGGTCAAGAAAACTCTGCAAGCCGGGGGATAG
- a CDS encoding alginate lyase family protein: MNIGYYLSRLKNASLPEIWYRTREAALALRLKGAAKKGGGLVAVPAVDWPALDALRLPAVQAALTAEEITNLLHGSRWCLHEEESALQEFEQGERRMFYASIPRGGAGPDIRAVWEPARLQNLAALLFQVANGDGDRKREAAAMVQATLLAWLENNPFLFGPHYISVMECGLRIPVFFYALKILDTLEAGDKNRIAEAIFRHAWLTENRLSLFSSLGNHTIAECIGLVFAGAVFRGSGDGARWLEKGVALLRQELNHQILPDGGPAEQSLDYHRFVLDLYWLVVDFLQKNQLADCADFHDRLLTGEEFLAAFQYGPGLWPAIGDSDDGWAVAPGIAPQRPERIFEKRPYLTFPHSGYTIIRTENDALLTFDHGPLGMPPLFNHGHADALSVTLAHKGEPLLVDPGTYRYNGAPEWRRYFKGTRAHNTVTVDGLDQAVQDTGFVWSRPFPIRVTVNQVGRQGRDVAALHDGYRRLKKPVSHERTIRQFDGGNFFIQDAFSGSGPHRFELNFHFHPEAAVERDGSWWKITKGAGTVYLFPVLGEFQLACGELHPPAGWYSPAYGVKVAGRVLRMERTGLPEEVSFATAVCTTGMVETKRLEDLLCII; the protein is encoded by the coding sequence ATGAACATTGGCTACTACCTGTCCCGCCTCAAAAACGCCTCCCTCCCCGAGATCTGGTACCGGACCCGGGAAGCCGCGCTGGCACTGCGCCTGAAAGGGGCGGCCAAGAAGGGCGGCGGGCTAGTTGCCGTTCCCGCCGTCGACTGGCCGGCCCTGGATGCACTCCGGTTGCCGGCGGTGCAGGCGGCGCTGACGGCAGAGGAAATAACGAATCTGCTTCACGGGAGCCGCTGGTGCCTGCATGAAGAGGAAAGCGCCCTGCAGGAGTTCGAGCAGGGGGAGCGGAGGATGTTTTACGCCTCCATTCCGAGGGGTGGCGCCGGCCCGGACATCCGCGCCGTCTGGGAACCCGCCCGCCTGCAGAACCTGGCGGCGCTCCTGTTCCAGGTCGCGAACGGGGATGGGGACAGAAAGCGGGAGGCGGCCGCCATGGTCCAGGCGACCTTGCTGGCGTGGCTGGAAAACAATCCCTTCCTGTTCGGGCCCCACTATATCTCCGTCATGGAATGCGGCCTGCGCATTCCGGTCTTTTTCTACGCCCTCAAGATCCTCGACACCCTGGAAGCCGGCGACAAAAACCGGATCGCCGAGGCGATCTTCCGGCATGCCTGGCTGACCGAGAACCGCCTCTCCCTCTTTTCGTCCCTCGGCAACCACACCATCGCCGAATGCATCGGTCTGGTCTTCGCCGGAGCCGTTTTCCGGGGTTCGGGGGATGGTGCCCGCTGGCTGGAGAAGGGGGTCGCCCTGCTCCGCCAGGAATTGAACCATCAGATCCTCCCCGACGGCGGACCGGCCGAGCAGTCCCTGGATTACCACCGTTTCGTCCTCGATCTTTACTGGCTGGTGGTGGATTTTCTGCAGAAGAACCAGCTCGCCGACTGTGCCGATTTTCACGACAGGCTCCTGACCGGTGAGGAATTCCTCGCCGCCTTTCAATACGGTCCGGGGCTCTGGCCCGCCATCGGCGACAGTGACGACGGCTGGGCCGTGGCTCCGGGGATCGCTCCGCAAAGACCGGAAAGGATTTTCGAAAAAAGGCCTTATCTGACTTTTCCGCATTCCGGCTACACAATCATCCGTACCGAAAACGACGCCCTGCTGACCTTCGACCACGGTCCTCTGGGAATGCCGCCCCTCTTCAATCACGGTCATGCCGACGCCCTCTCGGTCACCCTGGCGCACAAGGGGGAACCGCTGCTCGTCGATCCCGGGACCTACCGCTACAACGGAGCCCCCGAATGGCGCCGCTACTTCAAGGGGACCCGGGCGCACAACACCGTGACCGTGGATGGCCTGGATCAGGCGGTGCAGGATACGGGATTCGTCTGGAGCCGGCCCTTTCCGATCCGGGTGACCGTAAATCAGGTCGGGCGCCAGGGGCGGGACGTCGCCGCCCTTCACGACGGGTACCGGAGGCTGAAAAAACCGGTCAGTCATGAAAGAACCATCCGCCAGTTCGACGGAGGCAACTTCTTCATTCAGGATGCTTTCTCCGGCAGCGGCCCTCATCGATTCGAGCTGAATTTTCATTTTCATCCGGAGGCCGCCGTCGAGCGGGACGGCTCCTGGTGGAAAATCACCAAGGGCGCAGGCACGGTCTATCTGTTCCCGGTGCTGGGCGAGTTTCAACTTGCCTGCGGGGAACTGCATCCCCCTGCCGGATGGTATTCGCCGGCCTACGGGGTGAAGGTGGCCGGCAGGGTCCTGCGGATGGAGCGGACGGGGCTGCCCGAAGAGGTCAGCTTTGCCACGGCCGTCTGCACCACGGGGATGGTTGAAACCAAAAGGCTGGAGGATCTGCTGTGCATCATCTGA
- a CDS encoding glycosyltransferase family 4 protein, translating into MKVCILTNILAPYRLPLFEAIKDQVEHLNIVLMARREKERHWKVDNFGFAAHFLPGLHFKPPGYPFSVHINYSVQEALKKLDPDVLISGGFAPANIAGYLYARKARKKHLVWGELHAQDLEQASWIKRLIRRKLISGSAGAIASSSRARDVFVHYGLSEDRVLTSVMPIDVGFFSDSAEAFRGSDEWCGLRRRYPSPLLLSIGRLTDSKGYWEIFQIYELLLKHHPEAGLLIAGDGPERQDYESHCRAKGWQGVHFLGFQSPAELIKFLTIADLFVFHSLRDPFGAVVPEAMAAGTLVVASIHAGATDDLVVEGETGFRIDPKDCEGTTRKIMHVLELPEDRRRQLVNNARQRVGRHTFSASAKEIVDFARSLEVGR; encoded by the coding sequence ATGAAGGTCTGTATTCTCACCAATATCCTTGCCCCCTACCGGCTCCCGCTGTTTGAGGCGATAAAAGACCAGGTTGAGCACTTGAACATAGTGCTGATGGCGCGCAGAGAAAAAGAGAGGCACTGGAAAGTAGATAATTTCGGTTTCGCTGCCCATTTTTTGCCCGGTCTTCATTTCAAGCCCCCCGGGTATCCCTTCTCGGTTCACATCAACTATTCTGTCCAAGAGGCGTTGAAAAAACTCGACCCCGACGTGCTGATCAGCGGCGGATTCGCCCCTGCAAACATTGCAGGCTATTTGTATGCACGCAAAGCACGGAAAAAGCATCTGGTTTGGGGCGAGTTGCATGCTCAGGATCTTGAACAGGCCTCATGGATCAAGCGACTGATTCGCCGCAAGCTGATATCCGGTTCAGCCGGCGCTATCGCCTCTTCCAGCCGTGCCCGCGATGTGTTTGTACATTACGGCCTCTCAGAAGACCGGGTGCTGACGTCAGTCATGCCGATCGATGTCGGCTTTTTTTCAGACAGTGCGGAGGCCTTTCGTGGCAGTGATGAATGGTGTGGCCTGCGACGGCGGTATCCGTCGCCGCTCTTGCTGTCCATCGGGCGATTGACAGATTCCAAAGGTTATTGGGAGATTTTTCAAATCTACGAGCTCCTTCTTAAACACCATCCTGAAGCAGGCCTGCTGATTGCCGGGGACGGGCCTGAGCGACAGGACTACGAAAGCCATTGCCGAGCAAAGGGGTGGCAAGGGGTTCACTTCCTGGGGTTTCAGTCGCCGGCTGAGCTGATTAAGTTTTTGACGATCGCCGATCTCTTCGTGTTCCATTCCCTGCGGGATCCCTTTGGTGCAGTGGTGCCGGAAGCCATGGCTGCCGGCACTCTGGTAGTCGCGTCGATTCATGCCGGGGCTACTGACGATTTGGTCGTAGAGGGGGAAACAGGCTTTCGTATCGACCCCAAGGATTGCGAAGGGACCACCCGCAAAATCATGCATGTCCTGGAGTTGCCCGAAGATCGCCGCAGGCAACTGGTGAATAATGCCAGGCAGCGGGTCGGCCGGCACACCTTTTCAGCCAGTGCCAAAGAAATTGTCGATTTTGCCCGCTCGCTGGAGGTGGGCCGATGA
- a CDS encoding oligosaccharide flippase family protein, whose translation MMDFAVLKDKLLKGSLAGLLRVVLAIPLYLVLTPYALSRLGTAMFGIWSFNTVIISLVNLTDFGFKNSLVRQVAANIDDEGEIRRYFAATFWIYLVLAIIFLIAIFMFASDLVTDVLRVPSDLHDEAVFVFVVSAASFALRFIAAPFQALIEGHQEHFYSQMISLVWLLINSAGSIVALALQPDVYSLGAVSIASNLLVFFLFSRRALQRFPFVLKRLTFIDVAAVKSLLSFGIGIHLATLVITLREPIYKIMISRFCDLESLASFEVSYRLCTQLVSVVVSPLLGTFAASALLERRPEELGKILRVMIGFNCAIFFPAILLVGSFSPSLISLWLGREANTTAFMTFVMFTAFAFYYMTQPLYKALEGTGMSGYSALVQGVGMMVSASILVGFSDKGDMAIPLSLFSGFVVVSISNFLVFRRRFRKISLIAPGKLLLLLIPVALYVSISLGVSDKWLPLLFVGYFIVHIVLLAKTRVFDFYGLAFKFLNLRQKKVSQPETGMRTS comes from the coding sequence ATGATGGATTTCGCCGTATTAAAAGATAAGCTCCTAAAAGGATCTCTGGCCGGACTTCTCCGTGTGGTACTGGCCATACCTCTTTATCTCGTTTTGACGCCTTATGCCCTTTCGAGACTGGGCACAGCTATGTTCGGCATCTGGTCTTTCAATACCGTCATCATCAGCCTTGTTAACCTCACAGATTTCGGATTCAAGAACAGTTTGGTTCGCCAAGTAGCAGCAAATATTGATGATGAAGGGGAGATTCGCCGTTATTTTGCCGCCACCTTCTGGATATACCTGGTTCTGGCGATAATTTTTCTGATTGCTATCTTCATGTTTGCTAGTGATTTGGTTACAGATGTTTTACGCGTCCCCAGTGATCTGCATGACGAAGCTGTATTCGTTTTTGTTGTTTCCGCCGCGAGCTTTGCTTTGCGATTTATTGCAGCGCCTTTTCAAGCGTTGATCGAGGGGCACCAGGAGCATTTTTATTCCCAGATGATTTCGCTAGTCTGGCTTTTGATAAACTCAGCAGGTTCTATAGTCGCCTTGGCCCTCCAGCCGGATGTCTATTCTTTGGGAGCTGTCAGCATTGCCTCAAACCTGTTAGTTTTTTTTCTGTTTTCTCGACGGGCTCTGCAGCGCTTTCCCTTTGTACTTAAACGACTTACTTTTATCGATGTTGCAGCAGTGAAAAGTCTGCTCAGCTTCGGAATAGGCATTCATTTAGCGACATTGGTTATCACTCTTCGTGAGCCTATCTATAAGATCATGATCTCCCGCTTTTGCGATCTTGAAAGTCTTGCTTCATTTGAGGTTTCCTACCGTCTTTGTACACAGCTTGTTTCGGTAGTGGTCTCTCCTCTTCTCGGGACTTTTGCAGCCTCTGCTCTTTTAGAGCGACGTCCTGAAGAGCTGGGCAAGATACTCCGTGTCATGATTGGTTTCAATTGTGCCATCTTTTTTCCAGCAATCTTGTTGGTTGGCAGCTTTTCGCCGTCGCTGATTTCACTATGGTTAGGGCGCGAAGCAAATACCACAGCTTTTATGACCTTTGTCATGTTCACAGCGTTTGCCTTTTATTATATGACCCAGCCGCTATACAAAGCTCTGGAGGGAACCGGAATGTCAGGCTATTCGGCACTAGTTCAGGGGGTGGGAATGATGGTAAGCGCATCAATCTTGGTTGGATTTTCGGACAAAGGCGACATGGCGATACCGCTTTCCCTATTCTCGGGGTTTGTAGTAGTCAGTATTTCCAACTTTCTAGTTTTTCGACGGCGATTCAGAAAAATTTCCCTCATTGCTCCAGGTAAATTGCTGCTGCTGCTAATTCCAGTAGCACTTTATGTATCTATCAGCCTTGGTGTATCAGACAAATGGTTGCCTTTACTTTTCGTCGGCTATTTTATAGTCCATATCGTACTTTTAGCGAAAACTAGGGTATTTGATTTCTATGGTCTGGCGTTCAAGTTTCTAAATCTCAGACAAAAAAAGGTTTCTCAGCCTGAAACTGGGATGAGGACTTCATAG